The Pseudomonas fluorescens genome includes a window with the following:
- a CDS encoding OprD family porin — MNKSTLALAVAVGVLAQQAGAAGFIEDSKATLGLRNFYINTDNRDSAATTNKSEEWGQGFDLRFTSGYTQGTVGFGIDAIGLLGIRLDSGGGTNGASNNSYGGTVFPSKSNGEAVDNFSSLGLTAKAKISQTELKLGTLQPKLPVIVTNDGRLLPQTFQGGQITSNEIKDLTLVGGQIEHAKGRNSSNNEELSIAGANGRTASGRDSNKFIYGGGDYKITKDLTAQYYYGNLEDFYKQHFLGLIHNWAIGPGVLKSDLRYFNSRSDGANGHDSTYYTTGYYGGSVTKGKVDNNLYSGLFLYTVAGHTFGGGYQASNGDSDFPWLNQGDGSSAYLTTDMQIAKFARAGERTWQGRYSYDFAKLGVPGLTAGVIYLRGDNIDHATGDKTEWERDITVGYVVPEGALKNVGVMWKNATWRNDIPGQRDQDENRLIVSYSIPLL; from the coding sequence ATGAACAAGTCCACCTTGGCCCTGGCAGTGGCCGTTGGGGTTCTGGCGCAGCAGGCAGGCGCCGCCGGTTTTATCGAAGACAGCAAGGCTACCTTGGGTCTGCGCAACTTCTACATCAACACGGATAACCGTGATTCGGCTGCTACAACGAACAAGTCTGAAGAATGGGGCCAAGGTTTCGACCTGCGCTTCACTTCCGGCTACACCCAAGGCACCGTCGGCTTCGGTATCGATGCTATCGGCCTGCTGGGTATCAGGCTGGATTCGGGCGGCGGTACCAACGGTGCCTCCAATAACAGCTACGGCGGCACGGTCTTCCCGAGCAAGTCCAACGGCGAAGCGGTGGATAACTTCTCCAGCCTGGGCCTGACCGCCAAGGCGAAGATATCCCAGACCGAGCTGAAGCTGGGCACCCTGCAGCCAAAACTGCCGGTCATCGTGACCAACGATGGTCGTCTGCTGCCGCAAACCTTTCAGGGTGGCCAGATCACCTCGAACGAGATCAAGGACCTGACGCTCGTCGGCGGCCAGATCGAGCACGCCAAGGGGCGTAACTCAAGCAACAACGAGGAGTTGTCCATTGCCGGTGCGAACGGTCGTACCGCCAGCGGTCGTGACAGCAACAAGTTCATCTACGGTGGCGGTGACTACAAAATCACCAAGGACCTGACTGCCCAGTACTACTACGGCAACCTGGAAGACTTCTACAAGCAACACTTCCTGGGCCTGATCCACAACTGGGCCATCGGCCCGGGTGTACTGAAGTCCGACCTGCGTTATTTCAACAGCCGCAGCGACGGCGCCAATGGTCATGACTCCACCTACTACACCACTGGCTACTATGGCGGCAGCGTCACCAAGGGCAAGGTCGACAACAACCTGTACAGCGGCCTGTTTCTGTACACCGTTGCCGGTCACACCTTTGGTGGTGGTTACCAAGCGAGCAACGGCGACAGTGATTTCCCTTGGCTGAACCAGGGCGACGGGTCGTCGGCTTACCTGACCACCGACATGCAAATCGCCAAGTTCGCCCGTGCCGGTGAACGTACCTGGCAGGGTCGCTACTCGTACGACTTCGCCAAGCTCGGCGTTCCTGGCTTGACCGCTGGTGTCATCTACCTGCGCGGCGACAACATCGACCACGCCACTGGTGACAAGACCGAGTGGGAACGTGACATCACTGTTGGCTACGTCGTACCGGAAGGTGCGCTGAAGAACGTTGGCGTGATGTGGAAAAACGCTACCTGGCGTAACGACATCCCAGGTCAGCGCGACCAGGATGAAAACCGCCTGATCGTCAGTTATTCGATCCCGCTGCTGTAA
- the hepT gene encoding type VII toxin-antitoxin system HepT family RNase toxin, with the protein MADDVLINKAASIERCIARVREEYEKDPATFATDFTRQDSAVLNIQRACEAALDIGQHLIRRERLGVPQSSRDVFELLFQSGWVEDGLVKNLKNMVGFRNIAVHDYQALQLPIMVAIITGHLDDFLAFSAFVLRKDARESAS; encoded by the coding sequence ATGGCCGATGACGTACTGATCAACAAAGCAGCGAGTATCGAGCGTTGTATCGCCCGGGTGCGGGAGGAATACGAGAAGGATCCCGCTACATTTGCCACCGATTTCACTCGCCAGGATTCGGCTGTTCTGAATATCCAGCGTGCATGTGAAGCGGCGCTGGATATAGGGCAGCATTTGATTCGACGTGAGCGGTTGGGTGTCCCGCAAAGCTCCCGGGATGTGTTCGAGTTGCTTTTCCAAAGTGGCTGGGTGGAAGATGGTTTGGTGAAAAATCTGAAGAACATGGTGGGCTTCAGGAACATCGCCGTGCATGACTATCAAGCTCTGCAACTGCCGATCATGGTTGCGATCATTACCGGCCATCTGGACGATTTCCTGGCATTCAGTGCGTTCGTCCTGCGTAAGGACGCGAGGGAGTCGGCGTCATAG
- the mntA gene encoding type VII toxin-antitoxin system MntA family adenylyltransferase antitoxin, with translation MNTQALLTHLQNHLPGLLAVYLFGSHAQGTAGPDSDVDLAVLLSGEVDPVSLWQLSGDLADIAGSPVDLIDLRATTTVMQYQIVTRGQRLWARDVQAGLFECFVLSEKTALDEARAGLLKDIQEEGSVYGR, from the coding sequence ATGAACACTCAAGCCTTATTAACTCATCTGCAAAACCACCTCCCTGGTCTGCTGGCGGTTTACCTGTTTGGTAGCCATGCGCAGGGAACCGCCGGGCCTGACAGTGATGTCGATTTGGCCGTGCTCTTGTCCGGCGAGGTTGACCCTGTGTCGTTATGGCAGCTTTCAGGGGATTTGGCAGATATCGCTGGCAGTCCGGTGGATCTGATTGACCTACGTGCGACAACCACCGTCATGCAATATCAGATCGTGACCCGAGGCCAGAGACTCTGGGCCCGCGACGTACAGGCGGGGTTGTTCGAGTGTTTTGTTCTCAGCGAAAAGACCGCTCTCGACGAGGCTCGGGCAGGCTTGCTCAAGGATATTCAGGAAGAAGGCAGCGTGTATGGCCGATGA
- a CDS encoding peroxiredoxin, with amino-acid sequence MSLRLGDIAPDFEQDSSAGKIRFHEWLGDSWGVLFSHPADFTPVCTTELGLTAKLKDEFAQRGVKAIALSVDPVDSHHKWIEDINETQNAVVNFPILADADRKVSDLYDLIHPNASDTLTVRSLFVIDPNKKIRLTITYPASTGRNFNEILRVIDSLQLTDNYKVATPANWQDGDEVVIVPSLKDEEELKQRFPKGYRAVKPYLRLTPQPNR; translated from the coding sequence ATGAGCCTCAGACTCGGCGACATCGCCCCCGACTTCGAACAGGATTCCAGCGCCGGCAAGATCCGTTTCCACGAATGGCTCGGTGACAGCTGGGGCGTGCTGTTTTCCCACCCGGCGGATTTCACCCCGGTGTGCACCACCGAGTTGGGCCTGACCGCCAAGCTCAAGGATGAATTCGCCCAGCGCGGGGTCAAGGCCATTGCCCTCTCGGTTGACCCGGTGGACTCGCACCACAAATGGATCGAGGACATCAACGAGACCCAGAACGCCGTGGTCAATTTTCCGATCCTGGCCGATGCCGATCGCAAGGTGTCGGACCTGTATGACCTGATCCACCCTAATGCCAGCGACACGTTGACTGTGCGTTCCTTGTTCGTGATCGACCCGAACAAGAAGATCCGCCTGACCATTACCTACCCGGCCAGCACCGGGCGCAATTTCAATGAGATCCTGCGGGTGATCGACTCGCTCCAATTGACCGACAACTACAAAGTCGCCACCCCGGCCAACTGGCAGGACGGTGATGAAGTGGTGATCGTGCCGTCGCTCAAGGATGAAGAGGAACTCAAGCAGCGCTTCCCCAAGGGTTACCGTGCCGTGAAACCTTACCTGCGCCTGACCCCGCAGCCCAATCGCTGA
- the ssuE gene encoding NADPH-dependent FMN reductase has product MLVVSLGGSPSQRSRSGVLLERSQRWLQQQGVEVVSYQVRDFPAEDLLHARFDSPKVVDLLQQIENADGLLIATPVYKASFSGALKTVLDLLPERALAHKVVLPMATGGSIAHMLAVDYALKPVLSALKAQEMLHGIFAEDSQIAYGEGSAQAQLAPALQQRLDEALEQFFSAMARRPRPLDPSVLNERLLSARWSI; this is encoded by the coding sequence ATGTTGGTCGTCTCACTCGGTGGCAGTCCCAGTCAACGCTCCCGCTCCGGGGTGCTGCTGGAGCGGTCGCAACGCTGGTTGCAGCAGCAAGGTGTGGAAGTGGTGAGCTATCAGGTGCGCGACTTCCCGGCCGAAGATCTGCTCCATGCCCGTTTCGACAGCCCGAAGGTCGTCGACCTGCTCCAGCAGATCGAAAATGCCGATGGCCTGTTGATTGCCACGCCGGTGTACAAGGCGTCTTTTTCCGGTGCGCTGAAGACCGTACTGGACTTGCTGCCTGAACGGGCCCTGGCCCATAAGGTGGTGCTGCCCATGGCCACCGGCGGCAGCATCGCCCATATGCTGGCGGTGGATTACGCCCTCAAGCCGGTGTTGTCGGCGCTCAAGGCCCAGGAAATGCTCCATGGGATCTTTGCCGAAGACAGCCAGATCGCTTACGGCGAAGGCAGCGCCCAGGCGCAATTGGCACCGGCCCTGCAACAGCGCCTGGACGAGGCGCTGGAACAGTTTTTCAGCGCCATGGCCCGTCGGCCCAGGCCGCTGGATCCCAGTGTATTGAACGAACGTTTGTTGAGTGCTCGCTGGAGCATTTGA
- a CDS encoding sulfonate ABC transporter substrate-binding protein, producing the protein MRTVILRRGLVALFAAAVSLGVITQAQAETLRIGYQKYGTLVLLKAKGSLEKRLAAQGVDVQWTEFPGGPQLLEGLNVGSIDFGVTGETPPVFAQAAGADLLYVAYEPPAPTSEAILVPKGSAIQSVQELKGKKVALNKGSNVHYLLVRALEDAGLEYSDIQTVFLPPADARAAFERGSVDAWVIWDPYQAAAEQQLQARTLRDGKGIVDNHQFYLATKPYAQKNPQVITTLVEEVRAVGEWSKANPDDVTKQVSPLLGLPADITLTSVKRQGYGALFLTPEVVAAQQKIADSFYQLKLIPKPLSIKDVIWTPPAAVAKAQ; encoded by the coding sequence ATGCGCACTGTCATTTTGCGTCGCGGGCTGGTCGCTCTGTTTGCTGCGGCTGTGTCCCTCGGCGTCATTACTCAAGCTCAAGCCGAGACCTTGCGGATCGGTTACCAGAAATACGGCACCCTGGTGCTGCTCAAGGCCAAGGGCTCGTTGGAGAAACGCCTCGCCGCCCAAGGCGTGGACGTGCAATGGACCGAGTTTCCCGGCGGCCCGCAGCTGCTGGAAGGCTTGAACGTCGGCTCCATCGACTTTGGCGTGACCGGCGAAACCCCGCCGGTGTTTGCCCAGGCCGCGGGCGCCGATCTGCTCTATGTCGCTTATGAGCCACCGGCACCCACCAGCGAAGCCATCCTCGTGCCCAAGGGGTCGGCCATCCAGTCGGTGCAAGAGCTGAAGGGCAAGAAAGTCGCGCTGAACAAAGGCTCCAACGTCCACTACCTGCTGGTGCGGGCGCTGGAAGATGCCGGCCTGGAATATTCCGACATCCAGACCGTGTTCCTGCCTCCGGCCGACGCCCGCGCCGCTTTCGAGCGTGGCAGCGTCGACGCCTGGGTGATCTGGGACCCGTACCAGGCTGCCGCCGAACAGCAATTGCAGGCACGCACCCTGCGTGACGGCAAGGGCATCGTCGATAACCACCAGTTCTACCTCGCCACCAAACCCTATGCGCAAAAGAATCCTCAGGTCATCACGACGCTGGTGGAAGAGGTGCGCGCAGTGGGGGAGTGGTCCAAGGCCAATCCTGACGACGTGACCAAGCAGGTATCGCCGCTGCTGGGCCTGCCTGCCGACATCACCCTGACGTCGGTGAAGCGCCAAGGCTACGGGGCGTTGTTCCTTACGCCGGAGGTGGTGGCGGCGCAGCAGAAAATCGCCGACAGCTTCTATCAGCTCAAATTGATTCCCAAGCCCTTGAGCATCAAGGACGTGATCTGGACGCCGCCGGCGGCCGTTGCGAAAGCGCAGTAA
- the ssuD gene encoding FMNH2-dependent alkanesulfonate monooxygenase yields the protein MSLNIFWFLPTHGDGHYLGTAEGARAVDHGYLQQIAQAADRLGFGGVLIPTGRSCEDSWLVAASLIPVTQRLKFLVALRPGIISPTVAARQAATLDRLSGGRALFNLVTGGDPDELAGDGLFLDHEQRYQASVEFTRIWRRVLEGETVDYDGEHISVKGAKLLYPPIQQPRPPLYFGGSSEAAQDLAAEQVEMVLTWGEPPAAVAEKIQQVRAKAAKLGRTVRFGIRLHVIVRETNAEAWQAADRLISHLDDETIARAQASLARFDSVGQQRMAALHGGRRDKLEVSPNLWAGVGLVRGGAGTALVGDGPTVAARVKEYAELGIDTFIFSGYPHLEESYRVAELLFPHLDVERPELPKSQGYVSPFGEMVANDILPKAASQS from the coding sequence ATGAGCCTCAATATTTTCTGGTTCCTGCCTACCCACGGTGACGGCCACTACCTTGGCACCGCCGAAGGCGCCCGCGCCGTCGATCACGGCTACTTGCAACAGATTGCCCAGGCAGCGGATCGACTGGGTTTCGGTGGCGTGCTGATCCCAACCGGGCGTTCCTGCGAGGACTCCTGGCTGGTGGCCGCTTCGTTGATTCCCGTGACCCAGCGCCTGAAGTTCCTCGTCGCCCTGCGCCCCGGGATCATTTCCCCGACGGTGGCCGCGCGTCAGGCTGCGACCCTCGACCGGTTGTCCGGCGGGCGGGCGCTGTTCAACCTGGTGACCGGCGGCGACCCGGATGAGTTGGCCGGCGACGGCCTGTTCCTTGACCACGAACAACGCTACCAGGCGTCGGTGGAATTCACTCGTATCTGGCGTCGGGTGCTGGAAGGCGAAACCGTGGATTACGACGGTGAGCACATCAGTGTTAAGGGCGCCAAGCTGCTCTACCCACCGATCCAGCAACCGCGTCCGCCGCTGTATTTCGGTGGCTCGTCGGAAGCCGCCCAGGACTTGGCAGCCGAGCAGGTGGAAATGGTGCTGACCTGGGGCGAGCCGCCAGCAGCCGTCGCGGAAAAAATCCAACAGGTGCGGGCCAAGGCCGCGAAGCTCGGTCGCACCGTACGCTTCGGCATCCGCTTGCATGTGATCGTGCGCGAGACCAACGCCGAAGCCTGGCAAGCGGCCGACCGGCTGATCTCCCACCTGGACGACGAGACCATCGCTCGGGCCCAGGCTTCCCTGGCGCGCTTCGACTCAGTGGGCCAGCAACGCATGGCCGCCCTGCACGGTGGCCGTCGCGACAAGCTGGAAGTCAGCCCCAACCTCTGGGCCGGCGTCGGCCTGGTTCGCGGCGGGGCGGGTACGGCGCTGGTGGGCGATGGCCCGACCGTGGCGGCGCGGGTCAAGGAATACGCCGAGCTTGGCATCGACACCTTCATCTTCTCCGGTTATCCGCACCTGGAAGAGTCCTATCGCGTGGCGGAACTGCTGTTCCCCCACCTGGACGTGGAGCGCCCGGAACTGCCGAAAAGCCAGGGTTATGTGAGCCCGTTCGGTGAAATGGTCGCCAACGATATTCTTCCCAAAGCCGCGTCCCAGAGCTGA
- the ssuC gene encoding aliphatic sulfonate ABC transporter permease SsuC translates to MKKIIHNLAPWAVPLLLLAVWQLSVSTGWLSTRILPAPVAVIEAGANLVRSGEIWTHLAISGWRAAVGFLIGGGIGLALGFITGLSKWGERLLDSSVQMLRNIPHLALIPLVILWFGIDESAKIFLVALGTLFPIYLNTYHGIRNVDPALVEMSRSYGLSGLRLFRQVILPGALPSILVGVRFALGFMWLTLIVAETISASAGIGYLAMNAREFLQTDVVVLAILLYAVLGKLADLAARGLERVWLRWHPAYQVDKGGAA, encoded by the coding sequence ATGAAGAAAATCATCCACAACCTCGCGCCCTGGGCGGTGCCGCTGCTATTGCTGGCGGTATGGCAACTGTCGGTGTCGACCGGTTGGTTATCCACGCGGATCCTGCCGGCACCCGTGGCCGTGATCGAGGCCGGGGCCAACCTGGTGCGCAGCGGCGAGATCTGGACGCACCTGGCGATCAGCGGCTGGCGGGCAGCAGTCGGATTCCTGATCGGCGGCGGCATCGGCCTGGCCCTGGGCTTCATCACTGGTTTGTCGAAATGGGGCGAGCGTCTGCTGGACAGTTCCGTGCAAATGCTCCGGAACATCCCGCACCTGGCGCTGATTCCGTTGGTGATCCTGTGGTTTGGCATTGATGAGTCGGCGAAGATTTTCCTGGTGGCGCTGGGGACGTTGTTCCCGATCTACCTCAACACCTACCACGGCATTCGCAACGTCGACCCGGCACTGGTGGAAATGTCCCGCAGCTACGGTTTGTCTGGCTTGCGCCTGTTTCGCCAAGTGATCCTGCCTGGCGCCCTGCCTTCGATCCTGGTGGGCGTGCGCTTTGCCCTGGGTTTCATGTGGCTGACGCTGATCGTGGCGGAAACCATCTCGGCCAGCGCCGGCATCGGCTATCTGGCGATGAATGCCCGGGAGTTCCTGCAGACCGATGTGGTGGTGTTGGCGATTCTTCTCTACGCCGTGCTGGGCAAATTGGCCGACCTTGCCGCCCGTGGGCTTGAGCGGGTCTGGCTGCGTTGGCACCCGGCCTACCAGGTGGACAAGGGAGGTGCCGCATGA
- the ssuB gene encoding aliphatic sulfonates ABC transporter ATP-binding protein: MTAQQPPRLLRGIPLAVRKLQKTFGTRQVLRDIDLHIPAGQFVAVVGRSGCGKSTLLRLLAGLDQPTDGQLSAGSAALSAAQQDTRLMFQEARLLPWKKVIDNVGLGLKGNWRPQALQALEAVGLADRAHEWPAALSGGQKQRVALARALIHQPRLLLLDEPLGALDALTRIEMQQLIENLWQQHGFTVLLVTHDVSEAVAIADRVILIEDGQIGLDLPIDLPRPRVRGSHRLASLETEVLNRVLSLPGQPPEPEPVSPLPTQLRWAQ; encoded by the coding sequence ATGACCGCCCAACAACCTCCGCGCCTGCTGCGTGGCATCCCGCTGGCAGTGCGCAAGCTGCAAAAAACCTTCGGTACACGCCAGGTGTTGCGCGATATCGACCTGCATATCCCGGCCGGACAGTTCGTGGCCGTGGTCGGTCGCAGTGGCTGTGGCAAAAGTACCTTGCTGCGGTTGCTGGCCGGTCTCGATCAACCCACCGACGGCCAACTGTCGGCGGGCTCGGCAGCGTTGAGTGCCGCGCAACAGGACACGCGGTTGATGTTCCAGGAAGCGCGTTTGCTGCCTTGGAAAAAAGTCATCGACAACGTCGGCCTTGGACTAAAGGGCAACTGGCGCCCGCAGGCGCTGCAAGCACTGGAAGCCGTGGGTTTGGCCGACCGTGCCCATGAGTGGCCGGCGGCGCTGTCCGGCGGGCAGAAACAACGAGTGGCCCTGGCCCGCGCGCTGATTCATCAGCCACGCCTGTTGCTGCTCGATGAACCCTTGGGGGCGCTGGACGCACTGACCCGCATCGAGATGCAGCAACTGATCGAAAACCTCTGGCAGCAGCACGGCTTTACGGTGTTGCTGGTGACCCATGACGTCAGCGAGGCGGTAGCGATTGCCGATCGGGTGATCCTGATCGAGGACGGCCAGATCGGCCTCGACCTGCCTATCGACCTGCCGCGCCCACGGGTTCGCGGCTCACATCGCCTGGCGAGCCTGGAAACCGAAGTCCTCAACCGCGTGCTGTCCTTGCCCGGCCAACCGCCGGAACCCGAACCTGTTTCACCCTTGCCCACGCAACTGCGTTGGGCGCAATAA
- a CDS encoding TOBE domain-containing protein — MTIKAINVRNQFKGTIKEIVEGDVLSEIDVQTASGIVTSVITTRSVKELELAIGSEVIAFVKSTEVSIAKL, encoded by the coding sequence ATGACTATCAAAGCCATCAACGTCCGCAACCAGTTCAAAGGCACCATCAAGGAAATCGTCGAAGGCGACGTGCTGTCGGAAATCGACGTGCAGACCGCGTCGGGCATCGTCACTTCGGTCATCACCACCCGCTCGGTCAAGGAGCTGGAACTGGCGATTGGCAGCGAAGTGATTGCCTTCGTCAAATCCACCGAGGTGTCTATCGCCAAGTTGTGA
- a CDS encoding TetR/AcrR family transcriptional regulator: MTRIATPRKPRARSQARIDTILDAARTLLAAEGVASLSIYSVAERAGIPPSSVYHFFASVPALLEALTADVHAAFRAGLQAPIDHAALNHWHDLSRLVEQRMLAIYNQDAAARQLILAQHGLTEVTQADRQHDLELSDLMHKVFDHHFALPPLPGDVDVFALAMELGDRVYARSIQQHGHITPRMAEEGMRVFDAYLGLYLPPYLPKRSD; this comes from the coding sequence ATGACGCGCATCGCCACCCCTCGCAAACCCCGCGCACGCAGCCAGGCCCGGATCGACACCATTCTCGATGCCGCCCGGACGCTGCTTGCCGCCGAAGGCGTGGCCAGCTTGTCGATCTACAGCGTCGCCGAGCGCGCCGGGATCCCGCCCTCCTCCGTGTACCATTTTTTCGCCAGCGTCCCGGCCCTGCTCGAAGCCCTGACCGCCGACGTCCACGCCGCTTTTCGCGCGGGCCTGCAAGCACCGATCGATCATGCAGCGCTGAACCATTGGCACGACCTGTCACGGCTGGTGGAACAGCGCATGCTCGCCATCTACAACCAGGACGCCGCCGCTCGCCAGCTGATCCTGGCCCAGCACGGCCTGACCGAAGTCACCCAGGCCGACCGCCAACACGATCTCGAGCTGAGTGACTTGATGCACAAGGTGTTCGACCACCATTTCGCCCTGCCGCCCCTGCCCGGCGACGTCGACGTGTTCGCCCTGGCCATGGAACTGGGCGACCGCGTCTACGCCCGCTCGATACAGCAGCACGGCCACATCACACCGCGCATGGCCGAAGAAGGCATGCGGGTATTCGATGCCTACCTGGGGTTGTACCTGCCGCCGTATTTGCCCAAGCGTTCTGATTGA
- a CDS encoding glutamine synthetase family protein, whose translation MSVPPRAVQLNEANAFLKEHPEVLYVDLLIADMNGVVRGKRIERTSLHKVYEKGINLPASLFALDINGSTVESTGLGLDIGDADRICYPIPDTLCNEPWQKRPTAQLLMTMHELEGEPFFADPREVLRQVVTKFDELGLTICAAFELEFYLIDQENVNGRPQPPRSPISGKRPHSTQVYLIDDLDEYVDCLQDILEGAKEQGIPADAIVKESAPAQFEVNLHHVADPIKACDYAVLLKRLIKNIAYDHEMDTTFMAKPYPGQAGNGLHVHISILDKDGKNIFASEDPEQNAALRHAIGGVLETLPAQMAFLCPNVNSYRRFGAQFYVPNSPTWGLDNRTVALRVPTGSADAVRLEHRVAGADANPYLLMASVLAGVHHGLVNKIEPGAPVEGNSYEQNEQSLPNNLRDALRELDDSEVMAKYIDPKYIDIFVACKESELEEFEHSISDLEYNWYLHTV comes from the coding sequence ATGTCGGTACCCCCGCGTGCCGTTCAGCTTAACGAAGCGAACGCGTTCCTTAAGGAACATCCTGAGGTTCTGTACGTTGACCTTCTGATTGCGGATATGAATGGTGTGGTGCGCGGCAAGCGCATAGAACGCACCAGCCTCCACAAGGTTTACGAGAAAGGCATCAACCTGCCGGCCTCTTTATTTGCCCTGGATATCAATGGCTCTACGGTGGAAAGCACCGGCCTGGGTCTGGACATCGGCGATGCCGACCGGATCTGCTATCCAATCCCTGACACCCTGTGCAACGAGCCTTGGCAGAAGCGCCCTACTGCGCAACTGTTGATGACCATGCACGAACTCGAAGGCGAGCCTTTCTTCGCCGACCCACGTGAAGTCCTGCGCCAAGTCGTGACCAAGTTCGATGAACTGGGCCTGACCATCTGCGCCGCATTCGAGCTGGAGTTCTACCTGATCGACCAGGAGAACGTGAATGGACGCCCACAACCGCCCCGCTCGCCGATCTCCGGCAAACGCCCGCACTCGACCCAGGTCTACCTGATCGATGACCTCGACGAATACGTCGATTGCCTCCAGGACATTCTGGAAGGGGCCAAGGAGCAAGGCATTCCCGCCGACGCCATCGTCAAGGAAAGTGCCCCGGCGCAGTTCGAAGTGAACCTGCACCACGTGGCCGACCCGATCAAGGCCTGCGACTATGCGGTCCTGCTCAAGCGTCTGATCAAGAACATCGCCTACGACCATGAAATGGACACCACCTTCATGGCCAAGCCGTATCCGGGCCAGGCGGGTAATGGTCTGCACGTCCACATCTCGATTCTTGATAAAGATGGCAAGAATATTTTTGCCAGCGAGGATCCCGAGCAGAACGCCGCACTGCGTCACGCGATCGGCGGTGTGCTCGAGACCCTGCCCGCGCAGATGGCTTTCCTCTGCCCGAACGTCAACTCCTACCGTCGTTTCGGCGCACAGTTCTACGTGCCCAACTCGCCGACCTGGGGCCTGGACAACCGCACCGTGGCTTTGCGCGTCCCTACCGGTTCGGCCGATGCCGTGCGCCTGGAACACCGCGTCGCCGGTGCCGATGCCAACCCGTACCTGCTGATGGCCTCCGTGTTGGCAGGCGTGCACCACGGCCTGGTCAACAAAATCGAGCCCGGTGCGCCGGTGGAAGGCAACAGCTACGAGCAGAACGAGCAAAGCCTGCCGAACAACTTGCGCGATGCCCTGCGCGAACTGGACGACAGCGAAGTCATGGCCAAGTACATCGATCCGAAATACATCGATATCTTCGTGGCCTGCAAGGAAAGTGAGCTGGAAGAGTTCGAACACTCCATCTCCGACCTCGAGTACAACTGGTACCTGCATACCGTGTAA
- a CDS encoding gamma-glutamyl-gamma-aminobutyrate hydrolase family protein — MSRLPLIGVTTCSRQIGLHAYHISGEKYSRAVATAAKGLPVLIPSLADLFPPSDILDALDGILLTGSPSNVEPFHYQGPASAPGTAHDPARDATTLPLIRAAVDAGIPVLGICRGFQEMNVAFGGSLHQKVHEVGTFIDHREDDTQAVDVQYGPAHAVHIQPGGVLAGLGLPQRIEVNSIHSQGIERLAPGLRAEAVAPDGLIEAVSVPGGKAFALGVQWHPEWEVSSNPHYLAIFQAFGDACRARAAQRDADASNNA, encoded by the coding sequence ATGTCTCGCCTGCCGTTAATCGGCGTCACCACCTGCTCCAGGCAGATTGGTCTGCATGCTTATCACATCAGTGGCGAAAAATATTCCCGGGCTGTCGCAACAGCCGCCAAGGGCTTGCCAGTGCTGATCCCGTCCCTGGCGGATCTGTTCCCGCCGTCCGATATTCTGGACGCCCTGGACGGCATTCTTCTGACTGGCTCTCCTTCCAATGTAGAACCTTTTCATTACCAGGGCCCGGCCAGCGCGCCAGGCACTGCTCATGATCCTGCACGGGACGCCACCACCTTGCCGCTGATCCGCGCCGCTGTCGATGCGGGTATCCCGGTGCTGGGCATTTGCCGAGGTTTCCAGGAGATGAACGTAGCCTTTGGCGGCAGCCTGCATCAGAAAGTTCATGAAGTCGGAACGTTCATCGATCATCGTGAAGACGATACTCAAGCGGTGGATGTCCAATACGGTCCTGCCCATGCCGTGCATATCCAGCCTGGTGGTGTACTTGCAGGGTTGGGGTTGCCCCAGCGAATAGAAGTCAACTCGATCCACAGCCAAGGCATCGAGCGCCTGGCACCTGGGTTGCGGGCCGAAGCGGTGGCCCCCGACGGCCTGATCGAGGCTGTTTCGGTGCCAGGAGGCAAGGCTTTTGCTTTAGGTGTGCAATGGCACCCCGAATGGGAGGTAAGCTCTAACCCGCACTACCTTGCGATTTTCCAGGCATTTGGCGATGCCTGCCGAGCAAGGGCAGCACAACGCGACGCCGATGCGTCAAACAACGCCTGA